The DNA window acacacacatgcacagacacacacccacccacaaagaaaagcatcacattCAACGCTAGGACTCTGAATGTAGTGTGGCTCCAGAAGTTGACTTTAGTGTCAGTCTTCCTTGATGGTAAACCGAGGAATTTTCCATTGGGTTGGattcatgtctgttttttttttttcttcgcaaTTTAAGAGAAGAGGAGAGCTGAGGAAGAACATCACCACTGTGAGAAAAGGAAAGGATAAAATACTACTTTTCATATtaataacaacacaataataccTCACAAACTTTAACAAGAGCAGTAACAACCAAAGCAAGAAATGTGAAACAATGAGACTTCAGTCCTGCAACAGCTCTGACACTGTACTTCAGCTAAATGCTAATATGATCATGACAACATACTTGTATTTAGTTGGTATACTATTTGCCACATTTGTtcagcatgctaacattagcaaattagcaatgaagaaaaatactttgcagattatttcatttaatgtgaAATACAACCCCCATTTCCAAAATGTTGGAATGCCtagtaaaaaatacaaataaaacggAACATGCAATCATTTACAAATCAACTGTTTAACCCCACCATTTaatcttttccttttatttaaacAATGTTTGTGGTCTCATGACTCAGTTTCACCACTGTAAATGGTTTCAAAGCTGAAAAATGAACAGTTGGATGGATGCACAGGGAATGAGGATGAAGGACAAGATGAGAGATGAATGAGCAGAATGAGAACAAGTGAGAACACAGAAGGCATTAATTCCTCCTAGGCCAGTAAAGGATAAGTCAGCTGGTTATTGTCAGGCTGTTGCTGGAAACATTCAGGCCAATGAAATCCTTCCAACACAAACGTGGGAGGTAACTGAGTAAATGACTTAAATACTAGTATAGAGTGATGCAGCTGTGCTTAAAAGTAggttttaagattttttttaagattACTATTTAGCAACAAATTGGCAGCAGAATGTGCATTTATATAACACAtttgttaaaatttttaaaaatctgttattACTTAGGGAGTTACACATTAACAGTCCTTTTTTTGGTTGTATTAAtagccctttttttttggttactaTTAATACAattgaattgttttgtttttttaaatgtgaaatatgaacaaccaaaataaatttcattcattcattcatgttacCAAAGTTAAGAATGATCATTTCATAATTTTCAGTTTCAACtgaaaattatgtttttcttaatttgcggaaaaaaataaataaatgactttgtttttgaaattgTCCCAGCACAACACACATCAAGATTCTGGTTGTCcaatgacattttattgaaaaaagtACAATACGATATCAtgtacagcaacaacaacaataataataataataattaataattaataataataattaataataataatacaaaatctGTACATTCTGTGGTTTTGCAGGTCATTTGGAAGACTGATACAAAATAACTGCAACAGGGAGGGAGGTATTTACACATGTAGTAACTACGgagccaaaataaaacaaaaacaaaacagatccaggttataaaattatattgatgCAAACTCATGCAGGACACCTTCATGTGCCAGGATGATGGTATactctgctttgtttcatacATCTTCAAATGAAAACTCAAGCAGTGTTGCTGATGAAGAAGGCTGATCCGTTGACTATGTAGGGAAACTGTTTTATCAGAGGTTTGATACATCTTTGATGCCCAAGTCATAACACTCTATCCGATTCTGACAAGAGAAAGGTCGCCTGGTTCTCTTTGCAAAAAAGTCATAACatataaattcatattttatacCCTATGAAAAAGGTTATGATTTAAAATTGTGTTTCGCTTCAAAAAGTCACctaaaattcatttaaatgcgAATTGGACACAAACCCATTATTGCTCAGTAAACCCTACTGGACTAGAGATTCTTCTGTAACGTCTTGTTCACTAAAGCCTTCATCACCCTGTTTGATTTACATCTTCACTGTCCTCCTTTTTTGAGTTTCCCAGTAAGGCTTGAGTAAGTGGCTCAAGAAAAGGATGatccatgtaaaataaaaataaaaaactgtacACACATTCTTGAAAAACAAACCTTATTAAAACTCCCTATGCATTCTACTACTCTGTACCAAATCTAATCAGGTATTGTTTTTAAGAAACACATAACTATGATAATACTCTTTGGCATTTTTAtcgactgtaaaaaaaaaaaaagaagcaacatCATAGCAGCACTTTTAAGAACATTCAGATTCTCATATTTCCCCAGTCGCTGTTTCAATTAACGCCTCTCCTGCCATCATCTCTTTGATGCTGTTAATACTACCCTGCTCTACATCTTGTCGTGAGCAGGCATGTTTCTATCGGTCTGACCAGCTATGAACAGTTCCTCAGATCAGTAACTGCAAAGGATAAAACAGATCATCAGCAAGTGTTGTCAAGTCTGAAGACATTGCTAAAGTCTCTTTTGacttttgttaaatattaaaggTTTTTGGTGTGATTCATTTAGAGTTCTGCGATGTCTGCTATGAGACCGGCTCGTGAACAAATAATCTACTTGTACCTTTGTTCCAGACATCTACCTTTATTGTACTTGAGAGAGCAGAAGGTTTAACTTCCACTCTTTTCTAGCAGCACTTGTGAACATATTTAACTGTAAAAGTCTACCTCTCTGAAAGTGCCTTGTTCATGCCAGCCATGCCTGCAGACATGCCTGCAGTTTTAAAGTCTTCCCAACAACCTCCTTCCTCTGCTGTCTTGCAGTCACCGGACACTGAGCATACAGTCATGGGGATTTCATGAAGAATTCTTCCTACAATATGCACATGTTTCATAGTGCTGTGTTTtgtcatactgtatgtagtcGAAGTTCTGACAGACTCCTACATACAAAGTCCTAAACCTCGCTGCTTTCCCCAGCAGTACCGTCTGGCCTGTCCTCTGCCTAAAGTCCAACTCAGCTCGTTGTGCCTTTTCAAGCAGAGAAGTGATTTGATGATAATCTCTCAAGTGAGGTCTAAGGTCTGAAAAGTCATATTTCTGATTCTCGTCTAAGAGGACGGGGCTCTAGTGGCAATGTGGCTTGACTGTGCTCATTCTCAGAAATATTGTCCGTCTGGGTGCCATCGGGGCCGACGCTGCCTCCATTTCCCTCATCCGTGTCCTCTTTGTTGTCCAACGCCATCTCGTTTTCGTAGCAGAAGGAGTTCGAGTTTGAGAGAATGTACTTTTTCTCTGCAAGGTCTCTCGCACTGCACAGAGGGGTGCTGGGGACATCGTAAGTCTTATGGAAGCGGGAATAGTCCACTTTGTAGTAGCTCTTCTCCTCAAATAGCACAGGCTCAAACCGATGGCCCCAGAGAATCTCACCGGCAATGTAGGAGCTGCGGCACTGTGTGGTCATGGCGGTTGCTTCCACCATGCCCTCCAGTATGACCACAATTTCAAAGTCCGAGTTCTCCAAGTCCTGTTTGCTCATATCATAGAAGGGGCTGTCCTCATTAATCTCGTGGACAATGGTGATGGGGGAGACCAGGAAAATGCGGTCCACTCCACTGTCAAAGCCAACATCTATATCTGTCTGATCAAGCGGGATGTACTCCCCCTCTGCAGTGGTCCGAGATTTTAGAAGTTGTGCCCGCACATGTGCCTCAACAAGGTGACTCTTCCTTAAATTGCCCACACGCCACATCAGGCAGAGCTTGTTGTCCCTCATGGCCACTGTGGCGTTATGGCTAAAAACCAAAGTTTCATTCCTCTTCTTGGGCTTTGCCATCTTTGCCATGACAGCACCAATTATGAAAGCATCAATAATGCAACCCACGATGCTTTGAAAAACCACCATGAAAACCGCAACAGGACATTCATCTGTCACATATCTGTAGCCATAGCCAATTGTAGTTTGAGTTTCAATAGAGAATAGGAAGGCAGCAGTAAAGCTGTTTACATTAGAAATGCAATTTGGGCCCCCATTTTCTAAATCCCCGTAGAAGATGGCCACCAGCCAGAAGACACAGCCAAAAAACAGCCATGACAGGAGAAAGGCAAGGCAAAAGATGATGAACATCCACCTCCAGCGAATGTCCACACATGTAGTGAAGATGTCAGCCAAGTAACGCTGACCTTTTTCACTCACATTGATAAATTGCACGTTGCAGTGACCGTCTTTCTTCACAAATCTGCTTTGCGGCTGGTGCCTTGTGTGCACTTTGCTTTTGCCGTTACCGTAGCCATTGGGCACTGCCATAGTGGCAAGCTTCATGCCGTCCTCCTCTGATGACACTATGCTGTAACGGCTGGCTCGCACGCTTCCCATCACCTCTATCTGGGAGGGCTGTGCTGCTTCTGCTTTGGAAAACAGTCTAAGTTTCTGGAAAAAGCGTTGGAGAAACAGTTTTGAAACACTTCTGGGATACAAACTTGGGGAGGAAATGGTGAAAAAATGAGGTGGGCTGAAGGAGCTCTTCAGCCTCTCTGGCCCCCCCgagatgaagaacaaaaaagaggaggatgaagtcTTCACTCCTCTTTCATGAGTTGACTGGACCTCATCAAGGTTGTCTGCCACAAAAAATAAGAGACAGAAAATATCCTTTAGTCAAATAAAAGAGATTAGGAAACCTTTTAAAAAATCATGCTCAAGGCTGTTAATGACAACATAgtcaagaaaaaacaacacaacaactaaTTCCAAGCATGTTGGAATACAATGACTTTATAACAgttaagatgtgtgtgtgtcctgagaGAAACCATCTAAAACTGTATACCCTGCATCAGCAAAGCTCGTCTGCCTGTGCCAGCAATATTTCATCCAGTTATCACAACAGTGACGATTTACCCTGATCTAACATTTCAACTTTCACTGAGAAAGGCCACCCTGTAATTGCACTCTTGTACTGTTACTGGCCACTTCTAAACTAGACTTGTTTATCTTGGCTTCCTTGCATTGGCATGATCATTTCTTGTTGGATTGTGGGTTTCAGCATCTCCACAGGATCCCATGAACTGATGTTTTTGCATAACCAACGTATcaacattaaaaacttgattaCAGACAAGCAGATCATTTCCTTACTATCACCTTATGAATATGACACtgcaagaaaatgaaagttaGATACACTGAACCAGAAACCAGCATTGATTTCAATATTTGTTAATCACAAGATTTGCAAATTATATAATAGATTATTGTTGCATTACTACTGAAGattggggattttttttggcATCTcaaatttacagtatttcaaaaTTCTTCATTAACAACCCTGTAGAAACTTTAATTCCCTGTTAtctattattaaaatgttagtACATACAGGTTTATAAATGACATGcaagaaaaatatgttaaaagaTTATATTAGCCGGTGTTAAGTTCAGTAAACTTTATCTGTTTTAAAGAGGTATTCAGTGTTAGCTTTGACATTGGCTGTGCAGAAGAGATGCACAGCTTGTTGACTCTTAGAGAATCCTCTGGGGTTTCCTCTTGCTTGCATTAATGACTGTCCTGAGAGGATTCTCCTAGTAGAACTCAAACACCACCTATTAGTTTTGGCTGTCCTAGCAACAAAGTCTAAATTAACCTTCTGCGGTCACTGTGTTCTGTTCTTTTaattattgcattttttttgttttgttaggaTGGATTTCTGTCTGAGACCTGAGAGGCGATGCTGAGAAGATTGGAATTAAAAACCAGGACAGTTCTGGAGAGGCACTGAGtcatactggcattttaattgtATTAAGGTGCAAATGTATTTCACAAGCACTATCGATCCCAATCTCTGAGGATATTGTACATCTAAGCAATACGTCATCGTTTTTCTGGTGATTTAGATCTATGGAAACATTTAAGGTGAAAATGATACAGCTTTTATTCCTTTTCCTATAATTATTTGCAGTATGTGCTTATTGTCAGAtctaaaaattattattacttttacttattattactgttatttttattattattatcgttattattaAAATGGTATTATCACGCATTGTCTAACTTTTTAGGAATCAGAAAGTGCCGCTTTCAGAATGCACCAAATGCCAGCGACAAATGTTAACAGGTGCGGGGGAAAAAAACGAGCCCGCTTCTGATgcaatcatgcacacacacacccctcaaaCTGAGACACATGCACGTTTTATTTCCACGTCaggacgttaaaaaaaaaacccagcacaTATCTTAAACCTATAAAACATGAACAGCGAGATAAAATATGAGCGGATTTAAGTGAAACTTTTGGCGGCTGCCAACAGCAGTCGTGCGTAAGTCAGGAAGTCGGCGCGTCATGGAGAATAAAGTAAATCATCACTTAGAAATGTGCTTGATTGTTTGTAAAAAGACAACAGCGCTGACATCCGTTGACCAAAGGGTTTCTCCAGGTCACCATAGCTGTAACTAAACCGCATTTCGTCTCAcattaacataaatattaaaagaaacaaCTCAAACTCTTGATTCCTCTACCTGTTGCGCATTCGAAGGCATTCGAAGGTTGCTTTCAGCGTGATGAAATATAATCCAGAcgcggttttttttttttttttttttggtctcctCTATTCCTGACGTAGTTTCCGCGcgcttttttatttgttttggccGAACAAGATCAAGTGCGAAACTTCCATCACATCTCTGGGTGACCGGTCTCCATAATGTGCTTCTCCGTCAGCTCCCTCAAAGCGTTTTAAAATGCACGCACCGGCACGTTCCGCCCCCTCTCCGCGCACGGCCAatggagagaggaggggagagcaGAACGCAATTACTCCGAGTCTGACTAATTCTGTGTGTCCGATCAATAGGATGTGAACAGAACACGGCATGGAAAGACAAGAGCAATTTGGTTTTAACAGGCCGGTGACACGTTAAATTTAAATCAAGAGCTTCATCCAAAGGGGAATGTGAAGCAGTTTGAAAATAGATAGAGagacatactttattgatcccaaactgggaaattcacaaactaaaagtaaaacaaaccataatatttagaaaatgaaatatcagaaaataaataacagaaagGTATCgattgttttggggttgttttttttaatctgaaaattCTAAATACATGTGAGATTTATAACAAAATGTGGGAAcgctggcaaaaaaaaaaaaaaaaagttagcagTTTTACACTGTGAGAACAGATAAGACGCAACATGGGTGGGACCTACAGTAATATAAAACAGGGAATAAAAAAAGTCCAGCTTTCCAGTCATGAATGTCAAAACAGTAATTTATATTTCCTCTGCAGAGGAATTAAAATTCTCCAAAAAATTCAGACTTTTGTACTTGTTACCAGCTGTTGACAGTGTGCTGCCAACTGTCCGTCACCCTCATTTTTGTAATATTCATTGCTTTTAtagatgttattttttaatgtgggTATGGAAAATGTGTTCTGTCGGAAAGAATGACTCACTCAATAAAGTCCTACATGCCTGTATTATGATATGACTGTCTTTCTCCACAGAGCTATCAAGTTGCTTCGGATGTTTAGACTATGCATCTGTTGCTCTATAATTTTAGGCCAGGCTGTAGCTGTGTTGTCCTAAAGCCATTGACTAAATCATTCTTCCAGCCTACTAATTCATGATAAACATTAACCCACAACTCCATGATTTTCAAAAAGGTCCTTAAACTCCTTGTTTTTTCCCATTTAGTAGTATTTTTAGTTTTGGTTATTTATAGCACCACATATATTTAGCCCAAACCACCTGTGTcagtgaactgtgtgtgtgtatgtgtatgtgttgaCTTTCCATGCCCAATTTCCAGCAATAAAGAGAGCAATGCATGCAGTTGTCAGTACTGTACGTGGACCACAAGGTGGAGAGCTGGAGACTGGAATTAGGAAGTcaatgcacacacgcacgcacacgcgcacacacacacacacacacacacacgcacacgcacacacacacacacacacagacacacacacacatacacacacacacacacacacacacacacacacacacacacacacacacacacacacacacacacacacacacacacacacagtcgagCAGCCGCACCAAACAGAGCAGGAAGACAGTGAATTTGAACTTCTCATGCAACTTGTGTCATGAAGATGAAATGTATGAACATGGAAGAGTACTGATAACAGTAAACATATCGTAATTAAAAcactataaaaacattttttatgttagCATGAAACTATTGAATGACTTTTTgactaataaattaataactCAGTAATCCAAATTCCTAAACCTACTTTTGCTGAAGCAAATCACTGaagaattgtttttgtttttttgttatttgttttctctgagTGGTTCACAGGTAGAGGCGCCTTCTGGAAGTTACTTTGCTCAGACAAGAAAGTCTGACACTTACATACACCATAGTGCTGCCATTTTTAAACTTGAGACCTTATGCATATTTTACAAATGAGTTAAAATGGTGAATAAATGTAGTTTTATAGATGCTGGTATGAAGGCTTGCTGTTTCCCTCTATTTCCTGTCTTGGTGCTAAAATAAGCTAACCAGCTGTTGGCTGCAGCCTCATATTGAACTGACTGTTAAACCAAAAATTCCAAATGTGATGTCAGACTCGGTTTAAAAGCAGCTGTGGCCTGTGGCTGCCCTCATTGCtagcatgaaaacatgaaaacaaatataaggTGAATTTTAGCCTGATTCActgaaaatgtttgacattatttgtattttttaaaatgggaAATTTAAAACAAGTTCCTGAAATTGAAACTGAACAGTTGATTAACTA is part of the Antennarius striatus isolate MH-2024 chromosome 21, ASM4005453v1, whole genome shotgun sequence genome and encodes:
- the kcnj2a gene encoding inward rectifier potassium channel 2a produces the protein MGSVRASRYSIVSSEEDGMKLATMAVPNGYGNGKSKVHTRHQPQSRFVKKDGHCNVQFINVSEKGQRYLADIFTTCVDIRWRWMFIIFCLAFLLSWLFFGCVFWLVAIFYGDLENGGPNCISNVNSFTAAFLFSIETQTTIGYGYRYVTDECPVAVFMVVFQSIVGCIIDAFIIGAVMAKMAKPKKRNETLVFSHNATVAMRDNKLCLMWRVGNLRKSHLVEAHVRAQLLKSRTTAEGEYIPLDQTDIDVGFDSGVDRIFLVSPITIVHEINEDSPFYDMSKQDLENSDFEIVVILEGMVEATAMTTQCRSSYIAGEILWGHRFEPVLFEEKSYYKVDYSRFHKTYDVPSTPLCSARDLAEKKYILSNSNSFCYENEMALDNKEDTDEGNGGSVGPDGTQTDNISENEHSQATLPLEPRPLRRESEI